One window of the Chryseotalea sp. WA131a genome contains the following:
- a CDS encoding GIY-YIG nuclease family protein yields MITIQELLFNRGLDRQSRIKLVRHKDSRIDLYNAYRTKREIFLKYQQQQAKEVFNGVDYIVSFIGEEGLLSRFVGVYKVLRCRHLPKVQVSVIDTPYNIEYDFEEILNFDDLKERVIVKWSNAISWHQWIKNEMEVIEIHPGLHYKHFTDYSDFILNFNELKEIVTNGYNDWKRMLSGAKGIYLISDSKTGKLYVGSAYGEEGIWGRWNSYVSTNGHGGNKQLKELILKKDGYAENFQFSILMILPKTITADQAIEKERLFKNKLGTNSFGLNSN; encoded by the coding sequence ATGATAACAATTCAGGAGTTATTGTTCAATCGCGGACTCGACAGACAATCAAGAATCAAACTTGTAAGACATAAAGATTCAAGAATTGACCTCTATAACGCTTACAGAACAAAACGAGAAATATTCTTAAAGTACCAACAGCAACAAGCTAAAGAAGTCTTTAATGGTGTTGACTACATAGTTTCTTTTATTGGAGAAGAAGGACTTCTTTCAAGGTTTGTAGGAGTCTATAAAGTTTTACGCTGCCGACATCTACCAAAAGTGCAAGTGAGTGTTATTGACACTCCTTATAACATTGAATACGACTTCGAAGAAATACTAAATTTCGATGATTTAAAAGAAAGAGTTATCGTAAAATGGAGCAATGCTATTTCTTGGCATCAGTGGATTAAAAACGAAATGGAAGTTATTGAAATACACCCGGGACTTCACTACAAGCATTTCACTGACTACTCTGACTTCATTTTGAACTTCAATGAGCTAAAAGAAATTGTCACAAACGGGTACAACGACTGGAAAAGAATGCTTTCTGGAGCAAAAGGAATATACCTAATAAGTGACTCGAAGACTGGTAAACTTTACGTTGGGTCAGCTTACGGAGAAGAGGGTATTTGGGGACGATGGAATTCCTATGTTTCGACAAACGGACATGGTGGAAACAAGCAATTGAAAGAATTGATTCTAAAGAAAGACGGCTATGCCGAGAACTTTCAGTTTTCAATTTTAATGATTTTACCAAAGACAATAACGGCAGACCAAGCAATTGAGAAAGAACGACTTTTTAAAAATAAATTGGGGACAAACTCATTTGGACTAAACAGTAACTAG
- a CDS encoding HNH endonuclease yields the protein MTQKEFVVLPDLDKKIDEAIHDAINYFDKKCPYCDSLLFTGHIRNKIQIDHFIPVSKGGQHVPWNILPVCQKCNSKKLAKKPQLFLTHEKVKSCESYLANVKSRYVGQLQSDIEKFQQIKAIFNKYSDPDLIVLHKSDILKSIYEITTDLNYPNSYQKTISGFEPETNLKDLLNSLFKIPNNNDLIEKYSATELLQKIQPLVNFQLTRTLVSKTLKKMGFFNRTERIRGYGIKRAFYLTPRGTNNGT from the coding sequence ATGACACAAAAGGAATTCGTAGTTCTTCCTGACCTAGACAAAAAAATTGACGAGGCTATACACGATGCCATTAATTACTTTGACAAGAAATGCCCGTATTGTGATTCTTTACTCTTTACTGGACATATTAGAAATAAAATACAAATCGACCACTTTATTCCAGTGAGTAAAGGTGGACAGCATGTGCCTTGGAATATTTTGCCTGTTTGCCAAAAGTGTAATTCAAAAAAGCTAGCGAAAAAACCTCAACTTTTTTTGACTCATGAAAAAGTGAAAAGCTGCGAAAGCTATTTAGCGAACGTAAAATCTAGATACGTGGGACAACTTCAATCAGACATCGAAAAATTTCAACAGATAAAGGCAATTTTTAATAAATATTCCGACCCAGACTTAATTGTTTTGCACAAGTCAGACATACTAAAATCTATCTACGAAATTACAACTGACCTCAATTACCCAAACAGTTACCAAAAAACGATTTCTGGCTTTGAACCTGAAACAAATCTTAAAGATCTTCTAAATAGTTTGTTCAAAATACCTAATAATAACGACTTAATTGAAAAATATTCGGCAACAGAACTTTTGCAAAAAATTCAACCATTAGTCAATTTTCAACTGACAAGGACCTTAGTCAGCAAGACTTTAAAAAAAATGGGTTTTTTCAATCGGACTGAGCGGATACGTGGTTACGGAATTAAAAGAGCTTTTTATCTGACACCTAGAGGGACAAATAACGGCACCTAA
- a CDS encoding beta-lactamase family protein: MKKCLLILLVTSHITVFGQNLDAIDAIVKEEMTAKRTVGLSVAVIKSGELVHLKAYGLRDKENNLEATINTPFTIASVSKTVVSAAIFKLMELKQIRLTDDINDYLPFQVINPHFPNSKISISQLLNHHSGINDGDAMQFWTYEGDSKIQLSEFLKDFLSVKGKLYHKSRFVKDTISYRYSNIGYGLLGYIAENVSKTSFEEFCRKYIFNPLEMNNTSWFLNNLDKSLVAKPYASTKSNGQEFKGFMGYPYYPCRQLRTSISDFSSFILGYINSQNGKFILDSITTETITPNPSDKRLKHYTWRVDSTFSKNTYYLHSGGEPGVVTWTLMDVTKQNAIIIFANSDGGLNNMLIRIDKELFN; encoded by the coding sequence ATGAAAAAGTGTCTGTTGATTTTATTGGTGACATCTCACATTACCGTCTTTGGACAGAATTTAGATGCGATTGATGCTATTGTCAAAGAGGAGATGACAGCTAAAAGAACAGTAGGACTATCCGTTGCTGTTATTAAATCAGGTGAACTCGTTCACTTAAAAGCTTATGGACTCAGGGACAAAGAAAATAATCTAGAGGCAACAATCAACACACCATTCACAATAGCATCGGTTTCAAAGACAGTTGTGAGTGCTGCGATATTTAAACTAATGGAATTAAAACAGATAAGACTAACTGACGACATTAATGACTACTTACCTTTCCAAGTTATCAATCCACATTTCCCAAACTCGAAAATCTCAATTAGTCAGTTGTTAAATCATCATTCCGGTATTAACGATGGAGACGCAATGCAATTCTGGACTTACGAAGGAGATTCCAAAATTCAACTTTCAGAATTTCTAAAGGACTTTTTAAGTGTGAAAGGAAAACTATATCACAAAAGTCGATTTGTTAAGGATACGATTTCGTACAGATATTCAAATATTGGCTATGGATTACTGGGCTATATAGCTGAGAATGTTTCCAAGACAAGTTTTGAGGAGTTTTGCAGAAAATACATTTTTAACCCGCTTGAAATGAATAACACGAGTTGGTTCTTGAATAATCTTGACAAGTCATTAGTAGCCAAACCCTATGCTTCCACAAAGTCCAATGGGCAGGAGTTTAAAGGCTTTATGGGTTATCCATATTATCCATGCAGACAACTTAGAACATCAATTTCGGATTTCTCAAGTTTCATACTCGGTTATATTAATTCGCAGAATGGGAAGTTTATACTTGACAGCATAACGACTGAGACGATTACTCCAAACCCTAGTGACAAAAGATTAAAGCATTACACTTGGAGAGTGGATTCGACATTTTCCAAAAACACATATTACCTACACAGTGGTGGAGAACCGGGAGTTGTGACGTGGACATTAATGGATGTGACTAAGCAGAACGCAATAATTATTTTTGCAAATTCTGACGGAGGACTTAATAACATGCTTATTAGAATTGACAAAGAATTATTTAACTAA
- a CDS encoding ABC transporter permease, whose product MLNHFLKIFFRTTFKNPSYSFINVAGLAVGFACSIFILLWIIDETTFDKFHADKERIFQVMGNHAFPDGTQTLEQTPGPLAEGLIELPEVEESCRIRFGGGRILFNHGTQSIYENGVFADTSIFSVFTIPLAEGNTTNPLPDINSIAISRKLASKYFKNESALGRVFRLDSKSEAKVTAVFNDLPSNSTLQFDFIIPYPVYSQVDQYNKEWGAWTGGKTYVKLKEGSNVALLNEKIAEVLTKPKIWPRWDSNVELFLFPITDWRLYNNFNNGIQDGGRITYVRIFSIVAGFILLIACINFMNLATARSMNRAKEIGVRKVVGAARRSLTKQFMGESILTSLIAFLFGLFIVELLLTYFNELTGKKLIIDYLNPVISISLISVALLTGLIAGSYPAFFLSSLKAINVLKGKFSGLSGAGIRKGLVVFQFGVSIVLIISALIVYYQVDFMKSKNLGFDKENILYFNVSPDILKNFESFRQELLQTSAIRSVARGDNNPMDNFAGMVLGDNAWPGKAKEDNLIFKTLVCDDYFLPALGFSILEGRNFSKEFTTDTTNYIINEEAVRRMKLSDPIGQVLIAPRKGKIVGVIKDFHSGSLQGPIEPVIFSMRPNEVGQVFIRYEAGKVEQATNHIQTIYKKFESDFPIEYSFMDQTFDRQYQNEILIGKLSSSFTLIAIFISCLGLFGLASFTTERRTKEIGVRKVMGATVYGIVVMLCKDFIRLVIFGILIGCPIGYYVGQQFLSKYAFHAEINIWIFLLTAISVILTTLLIVSYQSIKTALTNPVNVLRIE is encoded by the coding sequence ATGCTTAATCACTTTCTTAAAATATTTTTTAGGACAACATTTAAGAATCCAAGCTACTCCTTTATAAATGTTGCAGGCTTAGCAGTGGGATTTGCTTGCAGTATTTTTATTCTACTATGGATAATAGATGAAACTACCTTCGACAAGTTCCATGCAGATAAAGAGAGGATATTTCAAGTCATGGGAAACCATGCTTTTCCCGATGGCACTCAGACGTTGGAACAAACTCCAGGGCCTTTAGCAGAGGGACTAATTGAATTACCGGAAGTTGAAGAATCATGTAGAATAAGATTTGGAGGGGGCCGAATCCTTTTCAATCATGGAACTCAATCGATTTATGAAAACGGAGTATTTGCAGACACCTCAATCTTTAGTGTTTTCACAATACCATTAGCTGAAGGGAATACCACAAATCCACTTCCAGACATTAATTCTATTGCTATCTCTAGAAAACTAGCTAGCAAATATTTCAAGAATGAAAGCGCATTGGGAAGAGTATTTCGTTTAGACTCAAAATCTGAAGCTAAAGTAACAGCGGTTTTCAATGATCTTCCCAGTAACTCAACTCTTCAATTTGATTTTATTATTCCATACCCCGTTTATTCCCAAGTAGATCAATACAATAAAGAATGGGGAGCTTGGACTGGAGGGAAAACCTATGTTAAACTGAAAGAAGGTAGTAACGTTGCACTTTTAAATGAGAAGATAGCCGAGGTTTTGACTAAACCGAAGATTTGGCCTAGATGGGATTCTAATGTAGAACTCTTCTTGTTCCCAATTACTGATTGGAGACTTTATAATAATTTCAACAACGGAATACAGGACGGAGGACGAATAACATACGTTAGAATTTTTTCCATTGTCGCTGGCTTTATTCTCTTGATAGCGTGCATCAACTTCATGAACCTTGCAACCGCTCGTTCAATGAACCGAGCAAAAGAAATTGGCGTCCGCAAAGTAGTTGGCGCAGCCAGACGATCCTTAACAAAGCAATTCATGGGTGAGTCTATTCTAACTTCACTAATTGCGTTTCTATTTGGTTTATTTATTGTTGAATTATTATTGACATACTTCAACGAACTGACAGGAAAGAAGCTTATCATTGATTATCTCAACCCTGTTATTAGTATTAGTCTCATCTCAGTTGCATTGCTAACAGGACTTATTGCAGGAAGCTATCCAGCATTTTTTCTTTCTTCTTTAAAAGCGATCAATGTGTTAAAAGGTAAATTCTCTGGACTAAGCGGAGCGGGTATTCGAAAAGGACTCGTTGTTTTTCAATTTGGCGTTTCAATCGTTCTTATTATTTCAGCATTAATAGTTTACTATCAGGTGGATTTTATGAAAAGTAAAAATCTTGGATTTGATAAGGAAAACATACTATATTTTAATGTGAGCCCAGATATTCTCAAAAACTTTGAAAGCTTTAGACAGGAATTACTTCAAACTTCAGCAATACGTTCAGTTGCTCGTGGTGATAACAATCCAATGGACAATTTTGCAGGAATGGTCTTGGGTGACAATGCTTGGCCAGGAAAAGCAAAAGAGGACAACCTAATATTTAAGACCCTTGTATGCGATGATTACTTTTTGCCTGCATTGGGTTTCAGTATTTTGGAGGGAAGAAACTTTTCAAAAGAATTCACCACCGATACGACAAATTATATCATTAATGAAGAAGCTGTTCGGAGAATGAAACTTTCGGATCCGATTGGTCAGGTATTAATCGCTCCAAGAAAAGGTAAGATTGTAGGGGTTATCAAGGACTTTCACAGTGGTAGTTTACAGGGACCAATAGAACCAGTAATTTTTTCAATGCGGCCAAACGAAGTGGGACAAGTATTTATTCGATATGAGGCAGGGAAGGTTGAACAGGCTACAAACCATATCCAAACAATTTACAAGAAGTTTGAATCTGATTTTCCAATTGAATACTCCTTTATGGATCAAACATTTGACCGTCAATATCAAAACGAGATTTTGATTGGCAAGCTTTCATCATCTTTTACCTTAATAGCAATTTTTATTTCTTGTCTTGGGCTTTTTGGTCTTGCTTCATTTACAACTGAAAGACGGACTAAGGAAATTGGCGTTCGGAAAGTAATGGGTGCCACTGTGTACGGAATAGTCGTCATGCTTTGCAAAGATTTCATAAGACTCGTAATTTTTGGCATTTTGATTGGCTGTCCAATTGGCTATTATGTTGGACAACAGTTTTTGAGTAAGTACGCGTTTCATGCTGAGATTAACATCTGGATTTTTTTGTTGACAGCAATATCGGTGATTTTGACTACGTTACTAATTGTATCATATCAATCAATAAAGACTGCCCTTACTAACCCCGTGAATGTATTGAGAATTGAATAG